DNA from Paludisphaera mucosa:
CCGGCGACAGGTCCGGATGGCGCCGGACCACGTCCTCGACGTACGCGTCGCGAAGCCGGGGGTTGACCTCGAAGCGGGCCCGGAGCCGGGCCTCGGCCTTGGGATCGTTGAGGTCCCACTCGTCCATCTTGCCGACCACGTACCAGTAGATCCGCGAGTGCTGGGCGGTGGGCCAGTTCGAGCCCTCGGCGAACGTCCGGCCCCAGTAGTGGACGCTCTGTTCGAACACGTGCCGATAGAATGCGCCGTAGTCGTCGACCCTCAGATTCAGATGCTTCAACACGCCGTCCAGATTCGAACCGTCCACGAAGGTGACGAACCTCAACATCATCCCAATCCCCTCAACATATCGACTATATCATTTAAAGATTCATCCATAACGATGCGCCCCCGGGGCGGGCGCTCCATGTTCGGCTACCAGTCCAGGGGGCGGCGCCAGGCCGCTTCCATGTCGTCGAGCGAGGCGTCGAGGACGCGGCCCCCCTCGAGGCCGTCGACCACGAGGCGGGGCGCCGCGACGGTCGAGCCGAGCTTCGCGAACGGCAGCCCGGCGAGCGCCTCGGCGAGCGCTTCGAAGCGGGCGGGTTCGACTTCCAGCAGGAATCGCGAGGGCGACTCCGAGAAGAGCAGGGCGGCGTCGGAGGACGCCCCGGCGTCCCGGGGCGCGTCCCGCAGGGAGACCTCGGCGCCGATCCGGCCGGCGAAGGCCGATTCGGCGAGCGCGACGGCCAGGCCGCCCTCGCTGAGGTCGTGGCAGCTTCGAACCAGTCCCTGCGAGATCGCCCGATGGAGGGCCTTGAAGATGGCCAGCCCGAGCTTGGCGTCGACCGCCGGCACGACGCCGCCTTCGAGACGACGGGCTTCCGCGAACAACGAACCGCCGAATTCGAGCCGGGTCGTCCCCAGCAGGACGATCAGGTTGCCGGCGGCCTTGAAGTCCATCGTCGTGCAACGGCGGACGTCGGGCACCTGGCCGATGGCGCTGATGAGGAGCGTGGGGGGGATCGCGAGGCTCTTGCCCTCGTGGGCGTACTCGTTGTACAGGCTGTCCTTGCCCGAGATGAACGGCGTCCGATAGGCGAGCGCCAGGTCGCGACAGGCCTGCGCGGCCCTGACGAGTGTCCCCAGGGTTTCGGGACGTTCCGGATTCCCCCAGCAGAAGTTGTCGAGGAGCGCGATGCGATCCGGGTCGGCCCCCACCGCGACGCAGTTGCGGACGGCCTCGTCGATGACGCAGGCGGCCATCGCGTAGGGGTCGAGCCGCCCGTACCGGGGATTGATCCCGCACGAGACCGCGAGCCCGCGATTCGAGCCGACGACGGGCAGGATCACCGACGCGTCGCCGGGCCCGTTCTCGCGCTCGCCGACCAGGGGTTTGACCACGGTGCGCGACTGGACCTCGTGATCGTACTGGCGGACGATCCATTCCTTGCTGCAGACGTCCCAGTGGCCCAGGATCGCCAGCAGATCGGCCGTGAAGTCGGCGGAGGCCGGGGCGTCGATCGCCCGGGGCTCCGGAGCCTTGTACGTCGCGGAGCGGACGACGTCGGGCCGACCCTCGTGGAGGAAGTCCATCGCCAGGTCGCCGACCACCTGGCCGTGGTAGCGGAGGGTGAGGCGGCCGGTGTCCACGAATTCGCCGAGGTCGGTGGCCTCGACGCCTTCCAGCTCGCAGAGGTCGCGGAACTCGGGCCACGATTCCGGGGGGACGGCGAGGACCATCCGCTCCTGGGCCTCGGAGATCCAGATCTCGGTGTAGGATAGGCCCTGATACTTGAGCGGGGCCTTCTCCAGGTCGACGACCGCGCCGGTGTCGGCGCCCATCTCGCCCACCGCCGAGCTGAAGCCGCCGGCGCCGCAGTCGGTGAGGGCGCGGAAGAGGCCCAGGTCGCGGGCCCGGACGATGACGTCGAGCACCATCTTCTCGGTGATCGCGTTGCCGATCTGCACGGCGCCGCCCGAGATCGACTCGCTCTCGCTCGTCAGCTCGACCGAGCTGAACGTCGCCCCGTGGATCCCGTCGCGACCGGTCCGGCCGCCGAGCGCGACGATGCGGTCGCCGGGCTCGACGCTCTTGAACGCCTTCCCGCGCGGCAGGACGCCGACGGTCCCGCAGAAGACCAGCGGGTTGCCCAGGTAGGCCGGGTCGACCGCGAGGGCGCCGTTGACCGTGGGGATCCCCATCCGGTTGCCGTAGTCGCGGACCCCGGCGACGACGCCCTTCAGGACGCGCTTGGGGTGCAGGACGCCCGCCGGCAGCCGGTCGGGCGACATGTCGGGCGGGGCGACGCAGAAGACGTCGGTGTTGCAGATCGGCTTGGCACCCAGGCCGGTGCCCAGGGCGTCGCGGATCACGCCGCCGATGCCGGTGTTCGATCCCCCGTAGGGATCGATGGCCGAGGGATGGTTGTGCGTCTCGACCTTGAAGCAGACGTCGTACTCGTCGTCGAACCGGACCACGCCGGCGTTGTCCGAGAAGACGCTCACGAGCCAGTCGAGGTCCAGCTCCTGGGTCGCCGAGAAGATCGTCCGCTTGAGCAGGTTCGCGATCGGCGCGCCGTCGAAGTCGATCCGGCCGCGCAGCGTCTTGTGGGAGCAGTGCTCGCTCCAGGTCTGCGCAAGCGTCTCCAACTCGCAGTCGGTGGGGTCGCGTCCCAGTTCACGGAAGTGGGCCTGGATCGTGTGCATCTCAGCCAGGCTCAGCGAGAGCTGGCCGTCCTTGCTGGTCTTCACGAGCGTCGCGTCGTCCATCGCCCGGATCGGGACGACGATCAGGGCGAAGTCGTAGGGGCGACCCTCCCCCAGATGATCGAGGTGAAGGGGGCCGACGACCGCCTGCTCGACGGCGTCGTTGGCCAGCACGCGCTGGATCAGCCGCGGCACCAGGTCCGCCGGACCTTCCACGCGGTAGCTGCGGATGCTCCGCGCCCCGTCGACCGCATACCCGAGGTCTCGCAACAGGGCCAGGGCGCTCTCGCCCTCGGGATCGGTCACGCCCGCCTTGGGGAAGACGTGGACGATGGTCGCGGCCAGCCCATCGGCGGCCGGGCAGGGCTCGACGCGGAAGGATTCCACCACGGGGTCGACGAGGACCTGCCGCGCCGCGTCGCCGAGTTCGGCGGCCGTGAGCGGCCCCTCGACGAGGAACCCTCGGCTGGCGGCGATGCGCCACGGGCCGGCCAGGCCCGATTCCAGGGCGTCCTGCGCGATGCGGAGGCCGGTCGAGTCGGGCCGATCGGACGCGGGGGCGATGTCGAGATGCCAGAGCATGCTTAATTTCAACAATTGAAAAGGTTTTTCAGAGGGTCGGCTGCGAAGGCTTCGTCGGGCTCGCCGCCGAGGCGGTCGTCCGACCTCCTGTCGAATTCGGCGCGACTAGGCTTCGGGCGGCTGCTGGGCTTCGAACAGGAGGCGACGGGCCCGGGCGTCGCTCCACCAGCGCCGGATCGACTCTTCGTCGTCGTTCATGAGGGCGTATTTGAGCGACGACAGCCGGTCCTGGAGCTTGGCCACGGCGTTCATCAGGGGGCCGCGGTTGTCCCGGAAGATCGCGGTCCAGAGTTCGGTGTCGGCCCCGGCCACGCGGGTCCCGTCGCGGAACGCGCCCGCGGCCAGCGGATGCCAGTCGGCCGGCACGGCGGCGGCCAGCGACGCCGCCAGCGCGTGGGGCAGGTGGCTGGTGTAGGCCACCACCTCGTCGTGCTCGGCGGGGCCCATCTCGACGATCCGGCAGCCCAGGCCCGCCCAGAACTCGCGCGCCCGCCGCAAGCGATCGGACGCGGTCCGGGCGGTCGGGGTGAGGACGCAGACGCGGTCCTGGTACAGGTCGGCCCGGGCGAAGGCCGATCCCGAACGCTCGGAGCCCGCGAGGGGATGCGCGGCGACGTACATCTCGGCCGCACGGGGGGAGGAGCGCTCGACGGCCTCGACGATGCCGCGTTTCGTGCTGCCGGCGTCGGTGATGAGCGCCGATCTCGGTGCAAGTTCGGCGGCGTGTCGGACGTCCTCGGCGATGCGGCCCACGGGGGTGCAGACGACGACGACGTCGGCCTCGGCCACGCCGCGGGAGAGATCGGTCGTCGCCCGGTCGATCACTCCTCGTTCTCTGGCCTGCTGAAGACTCGCCAGGTCGCGGCCCACGCCGACCACCTCGGCCGCCAGTCCGCGGGCGCGCAGGGCCAGGCCGATCGAACCGCCGATCAGACCGACCCCCACGACGGCCACAGTTCCCAGACGATCCAAGACTCGACCCCCGCCCCAGGATTCCTACGCCGCACGACCGGCTCGATCGTTCGGAAAGCCATGCGGCCCCGCGATTCGGTCCGTCCATCTTAGCGACATCGCCGGCGCGAAACGAGAGAGATTCGCAGGGGCCGGCCTGCGCGCGCAGCCTCAGGACTGGCCGATCAGCACCAGCTCCTGCAAGGCGTCGCTCATCGCCTGGGCCGACTTCCAGCGGGCCCTGGGCTGCTTCTGGAGGGCTTTCTGGAGGATGTTCTCCAGCTCCTCGGGGGCGTCGGGGCGGAACGCCCGCAGCGGGATCGGCGGCGATTCGAGGATCAGCTCGTACGAATTGGCCTGTCGGGGGTTGAAGCCGTAATAGGGGTATTCGTTCGTGAGCAAGTAGTAGAGCGTCGCCCCCGCGCTGTAGACGTCGGCCGGCTCCTTGACGTCGCGGAACTCGCGGATGTGGTCGGGCGAGAGAAACCCGGTCGAGCCGCCCACGTCCCCCTGCCGCGTCATCGTCGAGAAGAGGTTGCCTTCGGCGAAGCTCTTGGCGAGCCCGAAGTCCGACAACTTGACGCGCGGCCGGTGGACCGGGCCCATCACCAGCAGATTCGACGGCTTGACGTCGCGATGGACGAAACCCTTGCCGTGGGAATAGGCCAGGGCCGACAGGAGCTGACGGCCGATCAGCGCCACCGTCGCGACGGGGAGCGGCTGGAACAGACGGGCCCACTCCAGGGCGTTCCGGCCGTCCACGAACTCCATGATCAGCTGGTAGTGTCCGTCCACCTCGAACAAGTCGTAGAATTCGACGATCCCCGGATGCCCCTTGCCGCCGGGGGTCAGCAGATTCTTGAGGACGTGGATCTCGCGCCGGAAGTAGTTGAAGGCCTTGTCGTCGGCCGTCGCGTTGGCCAGCATCATCTTGATCGCCACGCGGCGGCCGGTGGAGAGCTGGGTGGCGCGATAGACCTCGCCCATGCCCCCTTCGCCGATCAGCTCGTCGATCAGGAAGTCGGGGTCCGTCTCGGGGAACCTCCGCCGCATGGCCCGGCAGGCCGAGCAGAGGTTGGCGTCGAGGGCGTCGATGTCCCCGGGGGGAATGACGCCAGTCGATTCGCCCGAGCCGGATTCGGCCGGGAGGAGCGGCGGGGAGATCCGGGCCCCGCAGCCGACGCAGGACGCCGCAACGGTCCCGCCGGGGTTGGACCCGAAGACCAGGACTTCGAGCGCGCTCTGGCCGGCGGTGATCACGTCCCCCTCGCGGAGCATGACGCGCTCGACTCGGAGGCCGTTGACCTTGGTGCCATTGGTGCTGCCCAGGTCGATCAGGTGGTAGACCTGTTCCTTTTTCTCGATGCGGAAGTGGTCGCGGGAGAGGAGCAGGTCGCGAACCATGGGGAAGGCGGCACGCGAGGAGCGGCCGACGATGAAGGGGTCGGACCGATCGATCCGCTGCTCCTCACCCGAATGCGGCCCGGACGTCACGCGCAGCAGCAGGTCCATGCGGCTCTCCGACGCGGCACCTCAACCTCACCGCCGTCATCCTTTCTACCAGATTCGGGCCCCGAGATGTATCCTTCGACGCGGAGGGCCGCCCCTTTCCGGCACCTTCGGATCAGGCGACGGGCTGCCTGACGGCCAGTTCGCGGAGGGCGCGAAGGTCGATCTTGCCGGTCCCGGTGATGGGGACCTCCTCGATCGACACGAAGTCGCGGACGGAGGGGATCCAGAGCCGGGGGACGCCCGCGGCCACGAGCCGGCGATGGATCTCGTCGGGGGTGGCGTTCAGGTTGGTGTAGAGGACGCACAGCCGCTCGCCGTGCTTGGGGTCCGGGATCGCCGTCACGGCCACCGCGTGCTCGTCGACGCCCGCGGCGGCCATGATCGCGGTCTCGACGCCCACGTGAGGGACCATCTCGCCGGCGATCTTCGAGAACCGGCTGATTCGGTCCGTGATCGTCAAAAAGCCGTCCTGATCCACGAAGCCCAGGTCGCCCGTGGAATACCAGCCGTCGATGAGCACCTTGGCGGTGGCCTCGGGCTTGTTCAGGTATCCCGGCATGACCTGGGGGCCCTTCACGCAGATCAAGCCGGTCGCGCCCGGCGGCAGGTCGGCTCCGGACTCGGGATCGACGGTCTTCACGGCCGTCCCGGGGACGGGAAGCCCGACCGTGCCCGGCCGATTCGCATAGATCGTCCGGCCGTCGGGGAGCTTCGCCGGGGCCGGCACGTTGACCGCGACCACGGGAGAGAGTTCGGTCGTGCCGTAGCCCTGCATGGGCTCGATCTTGAGGATCTCCTTGATCTCGCGATAGGTCTCGTCCTTGAGCTTTTCGGCGCCCAAGAGCAGGTGCTTCAAGGCGTGGAACTGCTGCGGGCTGCAGCTCTTGAGGTACATCCTGGTGAACGAGGGCGTCCCCGCGACCAGCGTGACGTCGTGCTCGTCGCAGAGCTTGCCGATCGTCCGGGCGTCGAGCGGGTTGAAGTGGTAGACCACCGTCTTGCCCAGGACGAGGCCCGTCCACAGGCCGATGGTGTACCCGAACGAATGGAAGAACGGCAGGATCCCCAGGATCACCTCCTGGTCGTCGAGGTGGATCTGCTCCTCGACCTGGTGGACGTTGCTCAGGATGTTGCGATGGGTGAGCATCACCCCCTTGGGGTCGCCGGTCGAGCCCGAGGTGAAGATCACCGTCGCCAGGTCGTCCAGCTTCCGCGTCCCCAGGCCCGGCATGAGGCGCTCGAGCAGGGCCATCGGCGCGAGCTTGCCCGTGAAGGCCGCGAACATCTTGTCGGTCGTCCGCACCTTGGCCGGCACGTCCTCCAGCATCACCAGGTCGACCTTCGGTCGGATGTGGCATTTCTCCAGGACCCGCGCCGACGTGATGACCTTGCGGATGCCGCACTGCTCGACGGCCGAGTCGACCATCGCCTGGTTCGTCGTGTAGTTCAGGTTGACCGCGACCTTGCCGAGGAGCCCGAGCGCCAGGTTCGCCACCGCGGACGGGACCATCGGCGGCAGCATCAGGCCGACGTATTCCTCTTCACCAAGCTCGCGGGCGAAGACCCGGCTGAGGGCCGCCGCACGCATCAGCGTCTCGCTATAGGTCAGCTTGGCCCCCGTGCTGTCGCGCATGGCGATTCGGCCGGGGATCCGACGAGCCTGGATGACGAACGCGTGCAAAAGCGAGCGCCACGCGGTCGGAAGCGGCGAAAGCGGCCGGAATATTCCGTGGCCATGCTCGCCCGGGCCCGAAACGTGACCTGCGACGGGATCGCTAACGCTCATGGACGGGGCTCCCGGAACGATCTCTAACACGACCCATGACCCTTACTTCCGGCGATGTGACGGGACCGCCCACTTTACGCGAACGACGGCGTCCCGACAACCTCG
Protein-coding regions in this window:
- a CDS encoding AMP-binding protein; the encoded protein is MFRPLSPLPTAWRSLLHAFVIQARRIPGRIAMRDSTGAKLTYSETLMRAAALSRVFARELGEEEYVGLMLPPMVPSAVANLALGLLGKVAVNLNYTTNQAMVDSAVEQCGIRKVITSARVLEKCHIRPKVDLVMLEDVPAKVRTTDKMFAAFTGKLAPMALLERLMPGLGTRKLDDLATVIFTSGSTGDPKGVMLTHRNILSNVHQVEEQIHLDDQEVILGILPFFHSFGYTIGLWTGLVLGKTVVYHFNPLDARTIGKLCDEHDVTLVAGTPSFTRMYLKSCSPQQFHALKHLLLGAEKLKDETYREIKEILKIEPMQGYGTTELSPVVAVNVPAPAKLPDGRTIYANRPGTVGLPVPGTAVKTVDPESGADLPPGATGLICVKGPQVMPGYLNKPEATAKVLIDGWYSTGDLGFVDQDGFLTITDRISRFSKIAGEMVPHVGVETAIMAAAGVDEHAVAVTAIPDPKHGERLCVLYTNLNATPDEIHRRLVAAGVPRLWIPSVRDFVSIEEVPITGTGKIDLRALRELAVRQPVA
- a CDS encoding protein kinase domain-containing protein, whose protein sequence is MDLLLRVTSGPHSGEEQRIDRSDPFIVGRSSRAAFPMVRDLLLSRDHFRIEKKEQVYHLIDLGSTNGTKVNGLRVERVMLREGDVITAGQSALEVLVFGSNPGGTVAASCVGCGARISPPLLPAESGSGESTGVIPPGDIDALDANLCSACRAMRRRFPETDPDFLIDELIGEGGMGEVYRATQLSTGRRVAIKMMLANATADDKAFNYFRREIHVLKNLLTPGGKGHPGIVEFYDLFEVDGHYQLIMEFVDGRNALEWARLFQPLPVATVALIGRQLLSALAYSHGKGFVHRDVKPSNLLVMGPVHRPRVKLSDFGLAKSFAEGNLFSTMTRQGDVGGSTGFLSPDHIREFRDVKEPADVYSAGATLYYLLTNEYPYYGFNPRQANSYELILESPPIPLRAFRPDAPEELENILQKALQKQPRARWKSAQAMSDALQELVLIGQS
- the purL gene encoding phosphoribosylformylglycinamidine synthase subunit PurL → MLWHLDIAPASDRPDSTGLRIAQDALESGLAGPWRIAASRGFLVEGPLTAAELGDAARQVLVDPVVESFRVEPCPAADGLAATIVHVFPKAGVTDPEGESALALLRDLGYAVDGARSIRSYRVEGPADLVPRLIQRVLANDAVEQAVVGPLHLDHLGEGRPYDFALIVVPIRAMDDATLVKTSKDGQLSLSLAEMHTIQAHFRELGRDPTDCELETLAQTWSEHCSHKTLRGRIDFDGAPIANLLKRTIFSATQELDLDWLVSVFSDNAGVVRFDDEYDVCFKVETHNHPSAIDPYGGSNTGIGGVIRDALGTGLGAKPICNTDVFCVAPPDMSPDRLPAGVLHPKRVLKGVVAGVRDYGNRMGIPTVNGALAVDPAYLGNPLVFCGTVGVLPRGKAFKSVEPGDRIVALGGRTGRDGIHGATFSSVELTSESESISGGAVQIGNAITEKMVLDVIVRARDLGLFRALTDCGAGGFSSAVGEMGADTGAVVDLEKAPLKYQGLSYTEIWISEAQERMVLAVPPESWPEFRDLCELEGVEATDLGEFVDTGRLTLRYHGQVVGDLAMDFLHEGRPDVVRSATYKAPEPRAIDAPASADFTADLLAILGHWDVCSKEWIVRQYDHEVQSRTVVKPLVGERENGPGDASVILPVVGSNRGLAVSCGINPRYGRLDPYAMAACVIDEAVRNCVAVGADPDRIALLDNFCWGNPERPETLGTLVRAAQACRDLALAYRTPFISGKDSLYNEYAHEGKSLAIPPTLLISAIGQVPDVRRCTTMDFKAAGNLIVLLGTTRLEFGGSLFAEARRLEGGVVPAVDAKLGLAIFKALHRAISQGLVRSCHDLSEGGLAVALAESAFAGRIGAEVSLRDAPRDAGASSDAALLFSESPSRFLLEVEPARFEALAEALAGLPFAKLGSTVAAPRLVVDGLEGGRVLDASLDDMEAAWRRPLDW
- a CDS encoding prephenate dehydrogenase, with protein sequence MDRLGTVAVVGVGLIGGSIGLALRARGLAAEVVGVGRDLASLQQARERGVIDRATTDLSRGVAEADVVVVCTPVGRIAEDVRHAAELAPRSALITDAGSTKRGIVEAVERSSPRAAEMYVAAHPLAGSERSGSAFARADLYQDRVCVLTPTARTASDRLRRAREFWAGLGCRIVEMGPAEHDEVVAYTSHLPHALAASLAAAVPADWHPLAAGAFRDGTRVAGADTELWTAIFRDNRGPLMNAVAKLQDRLSSLKYALMNDDEESIRRWWSDARARRLLFEAQQPPEA